One window of the Carnobacterium maltaromaticum DSM 20342 genome contains the following:
- the msrB gene encoding peptide-methionine (R)-S-oxide reductase MsrB, with the protein MTEKNKEELKQKLTDIQYEVTQNNGTERPFTGEYDDFYENGLYVDIVSGEPLFTSKDKYDAGCGWPAFTKPVSEKEIIEKTDKTFGMKRVEVRSKEANSHLGHVFTDGPKELGGLRYCINSAALRFIPVEELEAQGYGDYQKYFKEE; encoded by the coding sequence ATGACTGAAAAAAATAAAGAGGAATTAAAACAAAAATTAACGGATATTCAATATGAAGTCACGCAAAATAACGGAACAGAGCGTCCGTTTACAGGTGAATATGATGATTTTTATGAGAATGGACTCTATGTTGATATTGTCAGTGGTGAACCGTTATTTACTTCTAAAGATAAATATGATGCAGGATGTGGTTGGCCGGCTTTTACAAAACCCGTTTCTGAAAAAGAAATTATTGAAAAGACGGATAAAACTTTTGGTATGAAACGTGTTGAAGTACGAAGCAAAGAAGCAAATTCTCATTTAGGTCATGTGTTTACAGATGGACCGAAAGAATTAGGTGGTTTGCGTTATTGTATTAATTCTGCAGCTTTACGCTTTATTCCTGTTGAAGAATTAGAAGCACAAGGATATGGCGATTATCAGAAATATTTTAAAGAAGAATAA
- the queA gene encoding tRNA preQ1(34) S-adenosylmethionine ribosyltransferase-isomerase QueA: protein MLTTKDFDFDLPEELIAQTPLEDRSASKLLVLDRETGAIKDKHFTDILDELSEGDALVMNDTRVLPARLYGTKPETGGHLEVLLLKNTTGDQWETLVKPAKRAKVGTEIEFGDGRLKAVVLEELEHGGRIIEFSYTGIFLEVLESLGEMPLPPYIKERLEDSERYQTVYAKENGSAAAPTAGLHFTEDLLEKIKAKGVEIVFLTLHVGLGTFRPVSVDSIEDHEMHAEFYRLSEESAETLRKVKANGGRIVAVGTTSIRTLETIGTKFNGEIEADSGWTSIFITPGYQFKVVDAFSTNFHLPQSTLVMLISAFAGREKILAAYQHAIDEQYRFFSFGDAMFIK from the coding sequence ATGTTAACAACAAAAGATTTTGATTTTGATTTACCAGAAGAATTAATTGCTCAAACACCATTAGAAGATCGCTCAGCATCTAAATTATTAGTGCTAGATCGTGAAACGGGAGCAATCAAAGATAAGCATTTTACAGATATTTTAGATGAGTTATCCGAAGGTGATGCATTGGTTATGAATGATACTCGTGTATTACCGGCACGTTTATATGGCACAAAACCGGAAACGGGCGGTCATCTGGAAGTTTTGTTATTAAAAAATACAACTGGTGATCAGTGGGAAACACTTGTTAAACCAGCCAAAAGAGCAAAAGTTGGAACAGAAATCGAATTTGGTGATGGACGCTTAAAAGCTGTTGTTTTAGAAGAGCTAGAGCATGGTGGAAGAATCATTGAGTTTTCTTATACGGGTATCTTTTTAGAAGTCTTAGAATCACTTGGAGAAATGCCTTTACCACCTTATATTAAAGAACGCTTAGAAGATAGCGAACGCTATCAAACGGTCTATGCTAAAGAGAATGGATCGGCAGCGGCACCAACAGCTGGTTTACATTTCACGGAAGACTTATTAGAGAAAATTAAAGCCAAAGGTGTTGAAATTGTCTTTTTAACCTTACACGTTGGTTTAGGCACATTTAGACCTGTTAGTGTTGATTCAATTGAAGATCATGAAATGCATGCGGAATTCTACCGATTATCAGAAGAAAGTGCAGAAACCTTGAGAAAAGTGAAAGCGAATGGCGGAAGAATTGTTGCTGTTGGAACTACATCAATACGGACACTGGAAACTATCGGGACTAAATTTAATGGAGAAATCGAAGCAGATAGTGGCTGGACAAGTATTTTTATTACACCTGGTTACCAATTTAAAGTAGTCGATGCATTTTCAACTAACTTTCATTTGCCACAATCAACATTAGTGATGTTAATTAGTGCTTTTGCCGGAAGAGAAAAGATTTTAGCTGCTTATCAACACGCTATTGACGAACAGTATCGTTTTTTCAGTTTTGGCGATGCAATGTTTATTAAATAA
- the mutL gene encoding DNA mismatch repair endonuclease MutL, giving the protein MGKIVELSEKLANQIAAGEVIERPASVVKELVENAIDAGSTQIDILIEEAGLKKIQIIDNGAGIAADDVRNAFKRHATSKIHSRDDLFRIRTLGFRGEALPSIASVSEITLETATGVGAGSYLALKGGDIVEERANPARKGTSITVENLFFNTPARLKYVKTIQTELATIGDIVNRLAMSNMQVAFRLVHDGNQMLRTMGNGDLKQTLAGIYGVSVAKKMREVEKEDLDFKLKGYVSLPELTRASRNYMSIMINGRYIKNYLLNKAIVAGYRSKLMVGRFPFVCLDIQMDPLLVDVNVHPTKQEVRISKEKELMELIETAIHECLSHEQLIPESLENFSFKRPYDASRFQSEQTKIDLTASKTSSDELFSKNQAEDSKENQVHSIEKKSTEDKNQDYFKTIPFKSTPSPIPAQREASPFERGIGYEAAEGQFYLKKDRVEEEFIEDPFAPIPENLMNEVTVETTHNLQSEPPEIESNQNQSELQELHTESHLKAAEKLIKEEAQLKNKAIAHLPNLEYVGQMHGTYLFAQNENGLYILDQHAAQERIKYEFFRKKIGEVSRDLQDLLVPIMLDYPNSDAIKIKENNEALEEIGLFLEPFGQNSFLVRSHPVWFNRGQEEEIIKEMIDLLLEQGSISVAKFREATAIMMSCKGSIKANHHLNDQEARALLVDLAKTENPYNCPHGRPVLIQFTNKDMERMFKRIQDPH; this is encoded by the coding sequence ATGGGAAAAATAGTAGAACTTTCTGAAAAATTAGCCAATCAAATTGCAGCTGGTGAAGTTATTGAGCGCCCAGCCTCAGTTGTAAAAGAGCTAGTTGAAAATGCTATTGATGCAGGAAGTACACAGATTGATATTCTAATTGAAGAAGCAGGACTTAAAAAAATTCAAATTATTGATAATGGTGCTGGAATAGCTGCTGACGATGTTCGAAATGCGTTTAAGCGCCATGCTACAAGCAAAATTCATTCACGAGATGATCTATTTAGAATACGTACTTTAGGATTTCGTGGCGAGGCTTTACCAAGTATTGCCTCAGTTTCAGAAATTACCTTAGAGACTGCAACAGGTGTTGGGGCTGGAAGTTATTTAGCGTTAAAAGGTGGCGATATTGTCGAAGAGCGAGCAAATCCAGCTCGAAAAGGCACAAGTATTACTGTTGAGAATTTATTTTTCAATACACCTGCGCGCTTAAAATATGTTAAGACGATTCAAACTGAATTAGCTACAATTGGAGATATAGTTAACCGTTTAGCTATGAGTAATATGCAAGTCGCTTTTCGTTTAGTCCATGATGGCAATCAAATGCTACGCACTATGGGAAATGGCGATTTAAAACAAACTTTAGCAGGAATTTATGGTGTATCGGTTGCAAAAAAAATGCGCGAAGTTGAAAAAGAAGATTTAGATTTCAAATTAAAAGGCTACGTGTCTTTACCAGAATTAACGAGAGCTAGCCGTAACTATATGTCAATTATGATTAATGGACGATATATTAAAAATTATTTACTAAATAAAGCGATTGTAGCTGGTTATCGTTCGAAATTAATGGTTGGTCGTTTTCCTTTTGTCTGTTTGGATATTCAAATGGATCCACTTCTAGTAGATGTAAATGTTCACCCAACCAAGCAAGAAGTTCGGATTAGTAAAGAAAAAGAATTGATGGAACTAATTGAGACAGCTATTCATGAATGTTTAAGTCATGAACAATTGATTCCAGAGTCTTTAGAGAATTTTAGTTTTAAACGCCCATATGATGCTTCTAGATTTCAATCTGAACAAACAAAAATTGATTTAACAGCATCTAAAACTAGTTCGGATGAACTTTTTTCAAAGAATCAAGCTGAAGATTCAAAAGAAAATCAAGTACATTCAATTGAAAAGAAAAGTACTGAGGATAAAAATCAAGATTATTTCAAAACAATTCCCTTTAAATCAACACCAAGTCCAATTCCAGCTCAAAGAGAAGCATCTCCATTTGAACGAGGAATTGGATATGAAGCTGCAGAAGGTCAATTTTATTTAAAAAAAGATCGTGTTGAAGAGGAGTTTATTGAAGATCCATTTGCTCCAATTCCAGAAAATTTAATGAATGAAGTAACAGTGGAGACTACACACAATCTACAGTCAGAACCCCCTGAAATAGAATCGAATCAGAATCAAAGTGAGTTGCAAGAATTGCATACGGAATCTCATTTAAAGGCTGCCGAGAAGTTAATTAAAGAAGAAGCACAGTTGAAAAATAAAGCCATTGCCCATTTGCCGAATTTAGAATACGTGGGACAAATGCACGGGACGTATTTATTTGCTCAAAATGAAAATGGGTTATATATCTTAGATCAACATGCGGCTCAAGAACGAATTAAATATGAGTTTTTCCGAAAGAAAATTGGGGAAGTTAGCCGTGATTTGCAGGATTTATTGGTTCCAATTATGTTAGACTATCCTAATAGTGATGCGATAAAAATCAAAGAAAATAATGAAGCTTTGGAAGAAATTGGACTTTTTCTTGAGCCATTTGGCCAAAATAGTTTCTTAGTACGTAGCCACCCTGTTTGGTTTAATCGTGGTCAAGAAGAGGAAATCATTAAAGAAATGATTGACTTGTTATTAGAACAAGGCAGTATCAGTGTTGCGAAGTTTAGGGAAGCTACAGCAATTATGATGAGCTGTAAAGGATCAATTAAAGCAAATCATCATTTAAATGATCAAGAAGCCAGAGCTTTATTAGTTGATTTAGCTAAAACAGAAAATCCCTATAATTGCCCTCATGGACGACCAGTGTTGATTCAATTTACCAATAAAGATATGGAAAGAATGTTTAAACGGATTCAAGATCCCCATTAA
- a CDS encoding PadR family transcriptional regulator — METSQMLKGLLEGCILSIIKDQEAYGYEMVAKLADYGLDMVSEGSIYPVLLKLQKQDYVSSRMLPSKEGPKRKYYSITKQGHTYLEEFQKQWSKVATSVNDIIEFSDNHER, encoded by the coding sequence ATGGAGACAAGTCAAATGCTAAAGGGCTTACTAGAAGGTTGTATTTTAAGCATTATAAAAGATCAAGAAGCCTATGGCTACGAGATGGTAGCTAAATTAGCCGATTATGGGTTAGATATGGTTAGTGAAGGTAGTATTTATCCTGTTTTATTAAAATTACAAAAACAAGATTATGTAAGTAGCCGAATGTTACCCTCAAAGGAAGGTCCAAAACGTAAATATTATTCCATTACAAAACAAGGTCATACTTATTTAGAAGAATTTCAAAAGCAGTGGAGCAAAGTTGCTACAAGTGTAAATGATATCATTGAATTCAGTGACAATCATGAACGATGA
- a CDS encoding glycoside hydrolase family 3 protein — protein sequence MEKRIDKGVDRGMQKKWSQLIENGLVTIKNENGATLRFSTESGIGIIEADGYAFKDLNRNGKLQPYKDWRLPISERIEDLANQLTISEIAGLMLYSGHQAVTSSKNSFASMFAGTYDGLALEDSTAVVSDLTDQQKEFLTKDHLRHILVTVVESPEISATWSNNLQAFVEGLGHGIPVNISSDPRHGADANSEYNAGAGGDISKWPEALGLAATFEPELVRDFGHIAGREYRALGIATALSPQVDLATEPRWMRFSGTFGEGVKLVTDLSEAYCSGFQTSEKASEIHSGWGYTSVNAMVKHWPGGGSGEAGRDAHYAFGKYAVYPGGNFKEHLKPFTEGAFKLKGGTEKAAAVMPYYTISTNQDLKNRENVGNGYSHYLVQELLRDEYGYDGVVCTDWGITKDHQEMDSFLSGKDWGVEELTVAERHYKVLLAGVDQFGGNNEVEPIMAAYELGKSEFGKEFIEARFRRSAKRLLRNLFQVGLFENPYIDSAKTKKTVGHPDFMKKGFEAQQKSIILLKNQNNVLPVAKKQTVYIPKRRLKVSKDWFGQEIPAREFLPVEAALVEKYYHLTTDPAQADFALCFMESPQTSGFSLEDLAKGGTGYVPISLQYRPYTARLGRKESLAGGDPLEAFSNRSYYGKSNEAINEADLDIVIETREKMGNKPLIAIVAMKNPTILHEFETIVDGILVDFGVQTQALLSLLSGEVEPSGLLPFQIPDKMESVEKQLEDVPFDMTCHRDENHNSYDFAYGLNWTGVITDQRVEKYGLKS from the coding sequence ATGGAGAAAAGAATTGATAAAGGAGTCGATAGAGGGATGCAAAAAAAATGGAGTCAACTAATTGAAAACGGTTTAGTAACGATTAAAAATGAAAATGGTGCAACTTTACGATTTTCTACAGAATCAGGGATTGGGATTATTGAAGCGGATGGGTATGCTTTTAAAGATTTAAATCGAAATGGTAAGTTACAGCCTTACAAAGATTGGCGATTACCTATCAGTGAACGAATTGAGGATTTAGCTAATCAATTAACGATATCTGAGATTGCTGGTTTGATGCTTTATAGTGGTCATCAAGCAGTAACATCTAGCAAAAATTCTTTTGCAAGCATGTTTGCTGGTACGTATGATGGGTTAGCTTTAGAAGATAGTACGGCAGTTGTTTCAGATTTAACAGATCAACAAAAAGAATTTTTAACAAAAGATCATTTGCGACATATTTTAGTTACAGTTGTTGAATCGCCTGAAATTTCTGCTACTTGGTCAAATAACTTGCAAGCTTTTGTGGAAGGACTAGGTCATGGAATTCCAGTTAATATTAGCTCGGACCCTCGTCATGGAGCAGATGCTAATTCTGAATACAACGCAGGTGCGGGTGGAGATATTTCAAAATGGCCAGAGGCTCTGGGCCTAGCAGCAACATTTGAGCCAGAATTAGTGAGAGATTTTGGTCATATTGCTGGGAGAGAATATCGTGCATTAGGGATTGCCACTGCACTTTCTCCTCAAGTTGATTTAGCGACTGAACCAAGATGGATGCGATTTAGTGGAACTTTTGGTGAAGGTGTAAAATTAGTTACAGATTTATCGGAAGCATACTGTTCGGGTTTTCAAACTTCAGAAAAGGCAAGTGAGATACATTCAGGATGGGGCTATACAAGTGTCAATGCCATGGTAAAACACTGGCCTGGTGGCGGAAGTGGAGAAGCCGGTCGTGATGCGCATTATGCTTTTGGTAAGTATGCTGTTTATCCAGGTGGAAATTTTAAAGAACATTTGAAGCCATTTACGGAAGGGGCGTTTAAATTAAAAGGTGGGACGGAAAAAGCTGCAGCTGTCATGCCTTACTACACGATTTCAACTAATCAAGATCTTAAAAATAGAGAAAATGTAGGAAATGGCTATAGTCATTATTTAGTCCAAGAATTATTACGTGATGAGTATGGCTATGATGGAGTTGTTTGCACGGATTGGGGAATTACAAAAGACCATCAAGAAATGGATAGTTTTTTATCTGGAAAAGATTGGGGTGTTGAAGAGTTAACGGTTGCTGAAAGGCATTATAAGGTCCTATTAGCGGGTGTGGATCAATTTGGGGGTAACAATGAGGTTGAACCGATTATGGCAGCCTACGAACTAGGAAAATCTGAATTTGGCAAGGAGTTTATTGAAGCACGTTTTCGTCGTTCAGCCAAACGATTATTGCGTAATCTATTTCAAGTAGGCTTATTTGAGAATCCTTATATTGATAGCGCGAAAACCAAGAAAACAGTTGGTCACCCTGATTTTATGAAAAAAGGATTTGAAGCTCAGCAAAAGTCGATTATTTTATTAAAAAATCAAAATAACGTTTTACCAGTAGCTAAAAAACAAACAGTTTATATTCCTAAAAGACGATTGAAAGTGAGTAAAGATTGGTTCGGCCAAGAAATACCAGCAAGAGAATTCTTGCCTGTTGAAGCAGCTTTAGTTGAAAAGTACTATCATTTAACAACTGATCCCGCACAAGCAGATTTTGCATTATGCTTTATGGAATCTCCTCAAACAAGTGGTTTTAGTTTAGAGGATCTTGCTAAAGGTGGAACGGGTTATGTCCCAATCAGTTTACAATACCGACCTTACACAGCTAGATTAGGGCGTAAGGAAAGTTTAGCTGGTGGTGATCCGTTAGAAGCCTTCTCGAACCGAAGTTATTATGGAAAATCAAATGAAGCTATCAATGAAGCGGATTTGGACATTGTGATAGAAACTCGAGAAAAAATGGGGAATAAACCCCTAATTGCGATTGTAGCGATGAAAAATCCAACCATTCTTCATGAATTTGAAACTATTGTGGATGGGATTTTAGTTGATTTTGGTGTGCAAACACAAGCCTTGCTTTCTCTATTATCAGGAGAAGTTGAGCCATCGGGTTTACTTCCTTTTCAAATTCCTGATAAGATGGAATCTGTTGAAAAACAATTAGAGGATGTCCCTTTTGATATGACTTGCCATCGCGATGAAAATCATAATAGCTATGATTTTGCATACGGACTAAATTGGACTGGTGTGATAACTGACCAGCGCGTTGAAAAGTATGGTTTGAAAAGCTAA
- a CDS encoding MFS transporter, producing the protein MNKKKTTGLLLASSGISSIGEWIYFIALNLIVLNRGTTPAAVGVLYILRPIATVLTTSIMSHFLDDLKKRKWLIILDITRACMIGSLVIINELWWIYLIVFLIQGAVSIHSPLLITYTVSLIPAEKRKKYNALSSLVHSGGFLLGPAIAGLLLMVGTPKLAIVVNSTALFLSAYFIFLLPNCETVPTEKEPNTGITFSETWFEVKSFSLKYGNETLIYSSFLLLMSFAAGLDSIEASFAKGMLALTDGEYGLLVSIAGLGILCGSGIVTIFSEKLSVAHLLQSGSFFFVLGYFIYAISTHFISAAVGFFLLSFALAFANTGFYTFRQNYLPISKMGLLISFYDLVEALLSIFIVGVVSLLAIYVHLRKVSLIVVFCMWLVLLFFYKKVKNEKVAKKLVRKR; encoded by the coding sequence ATGAATAAGAAAAAAACAACAGGTTTATTATTAGCGAGTAGTGGGATTTCTAGTATTGGGGAATGGATTTATTTTATTGCGCTAAACTTAATTGTATTAAATCGTGGGACAACCCCAGCAGCCGTTGGTGTACTTTATATTCTTCGTCCCATAGCAACAGTCTTAACGACAAGTATTATGAGTCATTTTTTAGATGATTTGAAGAAGCGCAAATGGTTGATTATTTTAGACATAACGAGAGCTTGTATGATTGGAAGTTTAGTGATAATCAATGAGTTATGGTGGATTTATTTGATTGTTTTTTTGATTCAAGGAGCCGTTTCAATCCATTCGCCTCTGTTAATTACGTATACAGTATCGCTAATTCCAGCAGAAAAACGAAAAAAATATAACGCACTTAGTAGTTTAGTTCATTCTGGTGGATTCTTATTAGGTCCAGCTATAGCAGGACTACTATTAATGGTAGGAACGCCTAAATTAGCAATTGTAGTCAATAGTACCGCCTTATTTTTATCCGCCTATTTTATTTTTTTGTTGCCAAATTGTGAAACGGTCCCCACCGAAAAAGAGCCAAACACAGGTATCACATTTAGTGAAACCTGGTTTGAGGTCAAAAGTTTTAGTTTAAAGTATGGGAATGAAACGTTAATTTACAGCAGTTTCTTATTATTAATGAGTTTTGCAGCGGGGTTAGATTCGATTGAAGCCTCTTTTGCTAAAGGAATGTTAGCTTTGACAGATGGTGAATATGGTTTGTTAGTCAGCATTGCTGGCTTAGGTATTCTATGTGGTTCGGGAATAGTGACTATTTTTAGTGAAAAGTTATCAGTCGCACATCTATTACAAAGTGGATCTTTCTTTTTTGTACTTGGTTACTTTATTTACGCCATATCAACTCATTTTATTTCAGCAGCAGTCGGTTTTTTTCTACTTTCGTTTGCGCTAGCATTTGCAAATACAGGATTTTACACTTTCAGACAAAACTATTTGCCAATCAGTAAAATGGGTCTACTCATTAGCTTTTATGACTTAGTAGAGGCTTTGCTTTCAATTTTTATTGTTGGAGTTGTGAGTTTATTGGCAATTTACGTCCATCTTAGAAAAGTAAGTTTAATTGTTGTATTTTGTATGTGGCTAGTCCTGCTTTTCTTTTACAAAAAGGTGAAGAATGAGAAAGTAGCAAAGAAATTAGTACGTAAGAGGTAA
- a CDS encoding Maf family protein: MKVILASGSPRRKELLSKIISNFEVVVSDVDETIDESLPGNVIVSELAKRKALVVAENFPTDLVIGSDTIVYLDGQVLGKPTNEQEAAQMLGKLSGTKHHVYTAVYMTNGSLEVTEVVDTIVTLYPLTEKEITNYIASGEPMDKAGAYGIQGLGALLVSEIQGDFYAVAGFPVAVVYRMLAKFDGIEIDFAR, encoded by the coding sequence ATGAAAGTTATCTTAGCATCAGGTTCCCCAAGACGTAAAGAATTATTAAGTAAAATTATTTCGAATTTTGAAGTCGTTGTTTCAGATGTTGATGAGACAATTGATGAAAGCTTACCTGGAAACGTAATAGTTTCAGAATTAGCAAAACGGAAAGCCTTAGTTGTGGCTGAAAATTTTCCTACTGATTTAGTTATTGGAAGTGATACAATTGTTTATTTAGATGGTCAAGTTTTAGGGAAACCAACTAACGAGCAAGAGGCAGCTCAAATGTTAGGTAAGCTTAGTGGCACCAAGCATCATGTTTACACAGCCGTTTATATGACCAATGGTTCCCTCGAAGTGACAGAAGTAGTTGATACAATTGTAACGTTATATCCATTAACGGAGAAAGAAATTACAAACTATATTGCCTCTGGTGAACCAATGGATAAAGCTGGAGCTTATGGTATTCAAGGTTTAGGTGCATTATTGGTTTCTGAAATTCAAGGTGATTTTTATGCAGTCGCAGGTTTTCCAGTTGCAGTCGTATATCGAATGTTAGCTAAATTTGATGGAATAGAAATTGATTTTGCCCGTTAA
- the ruvB gene encoding Holliday junction branch migration DNA helicase RuvB, whose product MNDEERILSGESESYEEQSYEKSLRPQRLNQYIGQTKVKKELTIYIEAAKTREEALDHVLLYGPPGLGKTTMAMVIANEMNVGIRTTSGPAIEKAGDLIALLNELEAGDVLFIDEIHRMPRMVEEMLYSAMEDFFVDIIVGQGPSAHPVHFPLPPFTLIGATTRAGLLSAPLRDRFGIVSHMEYYTVKDLSDIVLRSADVFETRIDGMGALEIARRSRGTPRIANRLLKRVRDFAQVEGNGAVSQEIADEALALLRVDQAGLDYIDQKMLKTMIELYRGGPVGLSTIAANIGEETETVEDMYEPYLLQMGFLQRTPRGRIVTKLGYDHLGYPYQTD is encoded by the coding sequence ATGAATGACGAAGAACGCATCCTATCAGGGGAAAGCGAAAGTTACGAAGAGCAATCCTATGAAAAATCCTTACGTCCTCAACGTCTAAATCAATATATTGGCCAGACGAAAGTAAAAAAAGAATTGACTATTTACATTGAAGCGGCTAAAACTCGTGAGGAAGCATTGGATCATGTTTTATTATATGGACCGCCTGGATTAGGTAAAACAACAATGGCTATGGTCATTGCTAATGAAATGAATGTTGGAATCCGCACCACAAGTGGACCTGCTATTGAAAAAGCGGGTGACTTGATTGCTTTATTAAACGAGTTAGAAGCCGGAGACGTTTTATTTATTGATGAGATTCATCGAATGCCGCGCATGGTCGAAGAGATGCTTTATTCCGCAATGGAAGATTTTTTCGTTGATATTATTGTTGGTCAAGGACCGAGTGCTCACCCAGTCCATTTTCCTTTGCCACCATTTACGTTAATTGGAGCAACAACAAGGGCGGGCTTATTATCAGCACCTTTACGAGACCGTTTTGGAATTGTTTCGCATATGGAGTATTATACAGTCAAAGATCTAAGTGATATCGTCTTGCGTTCTGCAGATGTTTTTGAAACTAGAATTGATGGAATGGGTGCTCTTGAAATTGCTAGACGTTCTAGAGGAACACCACGGATTGCCAATCGCTTGTTAAAAAGGGTTCGTGATTTTGCCCAGGTTGAAGGAAATGGGGCTGTTAGTCAAGAGATTGCTGACGAAGCCTTAGCTTTATTACGTGTTGACCAAGCTGGATTAGACTACATTGATCAAAAAATGTTAAAAACAATGATTGAATTATATCGTGGTGGACCGGTGGGGCTCTCAACGATTGCTGCAAATATTGGAGAAGAAACTGAAACTGTCGAAGATATGTATGAACCTTATTTATTACAAATGGGCTTTTTACAACGCACCCCTCGGGGACGAATAGTAACCAAACTAGGCTATGACCATTTAGGTTATCCTTATCAAACTGACTAG
- a CDS encoding TetR/AcrR family transcriptional regulator: MEGVSPIDEKKMTGTQQRIIDAALHLISQVGYKSTTTKLIAQEAEVNETTIFKNFKSKEALMNVAFKQHANQIKEEVDSFFQQEFENSRDLLKRTGHFIQDTYEKHRYVVIGSIKEVGNEKAKTIFNYKQEYINAALSEKLQEFPDADHFCQKDYETISFIYNNAIVALLLQKIQQNGEQKKSAITLENIIDMTLRPFDEEQV, from the coding sequence ATGGAAGGTGTGAGTCCGATAGATGAGAAAAAAATGACGGGAACGCAGCAACGCATTATTGATGCCGCTTTGCACCTAATTTCTCAAGTTGGATATAAAAGTACAACAACAAAATTAATTGCTCAAGAAGCTGAAGTAAATGAAACAACTATTTTTAAAAATTTCAAATCAAAAGAAGCTTTAATGAATGTAGCCTTCAAACAACATGCGAATCAAATTAAAGAAGAAGTTGATTCTTTCTTTCAACAAGAATTTGAGAATTCACGAGACCTATTAAAGCGAACTGGACATTTTATTCAAGATACGTATGAAAAACATCGATATGTAGTGATTGGTTCGATTAAAGAAGTTGGAAATGAGAAAGCAAAAACGATTTTTAATTACAAACAAGAATATATTAATGCGGCTTTATCAGAGAAGCTACAAGAATTTCCCGATGCGGATCATTTTTGTCAAAAAGACTATGAAACGATTAGTTTTATTTATAATAATGCGATTGTTGCTTTATTATTACAAAAAATTCAGCAGAACGGTGAACAAAAAAAATCAGCCATTACATTGGAAAATATTATTGATATGACCTTGCGTCCTTTTGATGAGGAACAAGTATAA
- the ruvA gene encoding Holliday junction branch migration protein RuvA, which yields MYEYIKGTLTFVGPAYIVIENGGIGYQLLIANPFRFSSKLNQEVQVYVYQAVREDAITLFGFKDFSEKQLYLKLISVSGIGPKSSLAILASDDHAGLVQAIEGDDVAYLTKFPGVGKKTASQIVLDLKGKLDDLMTPADGVISGALQEKLTLPTNHGHVEETLEALAALGYSGKEIKRIEPQIRSLNEHSTDAYLRAALRLLMKKK from the coding sequence ATGTATGAATATATTAAAGGTACGCTGACCTTTGTGGGTCCGGCATATATCGTGATTGAAAATGGTGGCATAGGGTATCAACTATTAATTGCTAATCCATTTCGTTTTTCAAGTAAATTAAATCAAGAAGTTCAAGTATATGTGTATCAAGCTGTTCGTGAAGATGCAATCACGTTATTTGGTTTTAAGGACTTTAGTGAAAAACAACTTTATTTAAAATTAATCAGTGTGTCTGGAATTGGACCAAAAAGTAGCTTAGCTATCTTGGCTAGTGATGATCATGCCGGTCTAGTTCAAGCAATTGAAGGAGACGACGTAGCCTATCTAACTAAATTTCCTGGAGTGGGCAAAAAAACAGCCTCTCAAATTGTCCTTGATTTAAAAGGTAAGTTAGATGATTTAATGACTCCAGCAGATGGTGTTATAAGCGGTGCTTTACAAGAGAAATTAACGTTGCCGACAAATCATGGTCATGTTGAGGAAACTCTTGAAGCATTGGCAGCATTAGGCTATAGTGGGAAAGAAATCAAACGAATTGAACCACAAATACGAAGTTTAAATGAACACTCAACAGATGCTTATTTACGAGCTGCTTTGCGTTTATTGATGAAGAAAAAATAG